GCCGACGCGCATGCCCTCCGACTCGAGCAGGCGCGCGATCATGGCGTCGTCGTGCGCGGGATGATCGATGTAGGCGTCGCCGGTGATGAGCACGACGTCGCAGGTGTCCCACTCGAGGCGCTGCATCTCGTAGCGGGACATGGGCAGGAACAGTTTTCTTCGATCCATAAACTCCATCATCGCTCGTCACCTTTCCTCAACGTGTTGCAGGAGGCCGGCTACGCCTCCGCATGGATCGGCACCCGTCCGATCCCAACCGGGCCCGCGGCCAGCGGGTCCTCGACAAACCGTGTGACCAAATCCTTCGCGCAGACGAGGGCGTCCGCGAGCGATTTCCCGAGTGCGAGCCCGGCGGCCAGCGCCGACGCAAAGACACACCCCGTACCGCGCACCGGAGATCCGGCGCGGCGCGGCGAGGCCAGGCGGCGGTGCGTTGCGCTGTCGTACCAGTGATCGACGGACTCGTCGCCGTCGTCGTGCCCGCCCTTGATGACGACGTTTCCGGCGCCGGCGGCGAGCAGCCGGTTCGCGACCGCGTCGCGGCTCTTTTCGTCCGTGATCTTCATTCCCGCGAGCGCCTCCGCCTCCGGCCGGTTCGGCGTGGCAACAAATGCGATGGGCCACAGGGCGTCCAGCAGTGCCGCGCGACCATCGTCATCGACGCGCGCGCCGCCCGAACTCGTGGCGAGAATCGGATCGAGGACCACACACAGCTCCGAACCGACCTCACGGACCGCCTCAGCCACGGCGAACGTATTCTCGGCGCCGCCGAGCATGCCGATCTTCACCGCGCCGATCCGAAACGACGCGAGCGCGGCATCGATCTGCGCGCGTACCGCCGCGGGCGACGCGGCGTAGTCCCCATGCCACCGCCACGGCGTCTGCGCCGTGAGGGTCGTCGCGACGGGGCATGCGTGCACGCCCAGGGCATGCGCCACGCGCACGTCGAGCGCGAGCCCCGCGCAGCCGCTGGGGTCGAGTCCGCCGATCACGACGATCGCTGGGCGGTCGATGGGTTTTTCGAATTCTTTCTCGCTGCGCGTAACCGTGGGACGCCCTCTATCTTGCTTTCCCGAAACCCGATTTTCGTCACCACGACGCATCGCCCGCACCGGGCGATGCGCCGCGTTTCAAGCCGCCGTCGGGGCGGCTCCATGGCGCGATTCATCCGCATGCGCCTGCTCGAAAAACGTCCGCGTGCGTTCGAGCAGCGTCGCTTCATCCGTCATCTCGTGCAGCTCCCGGCGCAACTCGTGCGATCCCCGGAGCCCCTTGGAATACCAGATCAGGTGTTTGCGGATGTCGAGAATCGCGCGCGAACCGCGGTGCTCGACCATGCCGAGCCAGTAACGATGAAACACTTCCCACTTTTCGCGCGGCGTGGGCGACGCCGGAACCGGCCGTCCCTCGAACGCCGCTTTGACCTGGGCGATCAGCCAGGGATTGCCGAATACGCCGCGGGCGAGCATCACCCCGTGACAGCCGGTCCGGCGGACCATCTCCACCGCGTCTTGCCAGGTCATGATGCCGCCGTTGCCGAGCACGGGAATCGATACGGCTTCGACCACGCGGGCGATGTGTCGCCAGTCGGGCGTGTCGCCGTAAC
This genomic window from Deltaproteobacteria bacterium contains:
- a CDS encoding hydroxymethylpyrimidine/phosphomethylpyrimidine kinase is translated as MIGGLDPSGCAGLALDVRVAHALGVHACPVATTLTAQTPWRWHGDYAASPAAVRAQIDAALASFRIGAVKIGMLGGAENTFAVAEAVREVGSELCVVLDPILATSSGGARVDDDGRAALLDALWPIAFVATPNRPEAEALAGMKITDEKSRDAVANRLLAAGAGNVVIKGGHDDGDESVDHWYDSATHRRLASPRRAGSPVRGTGCVFASALAAGLALGKSLADALVCAKDLVTRFVEDPLAAGPVGIGRVPIHAEA